The following proteins are encoded in a genomic region of Montipora foliosa isolate CH-2021 chromosome 10, ASM3666993v2, whole genome shotgun sequence:
- the LOC137973760 gene encoding uncharacterized protein: MLFNLYVADLQDILPPTVKSFQYADDTTIYSSCTAPQITSQAESMNATLASLGAWSKDSNLSLNSKKTKAILISTPQMAHLHSLGNLELGLEISGTPLERTNVTKLLGVYIDSNLKWGLHISSILKSCYATLRTLRKIRNFTDFKLRKHLVETLILSKISYCDVVFYPLPKFLSARLQRLQFAMASFVTCKYVNSISTILDLNWLPILELRDYSLFKTIFKALYSDNWPSYLNLEVVKPIRHLRSSVAPRLYVPLVQGTFQHSAAIIFNELPANIRNCKDFKEYCRLCKAFLKARALSPP, encoded by the coding sequence ATGTTGTTCAATCTCTACGTCGCGGATCTTCAAGATATTCTTCCACCTACAGTTAAAAGTTTccagtatgccgatgatacaacaATATACTCTAGCTGTACTGCACCGCAGATTACATCTCAAGCGGAAAGCATGAATGCAACCCTGGCAAGCCTCGGTGCCTGGTCAAAGGACTCAAACCTATCCCTAAATTCTAAGAAAACCAAGGCCATTCTTATCTCAACTCCACAGATGGCTCATTTACACTCTCTTGGAAATCTGGAGTTAGGACTAGAGATCTCTGGTACTCCACTGGAACGtacaaatgttacaaaactCTTAGGAGTATACATTGACTCGAATCTTAAATGGGGACTTCATATCAGTTCTATTCTTAAATCTTGTTATGCGACTCTAAGAACCTTACGAAAAATAAGGAACTTTACTGATTTTAAACTACGGAAACATTTAGTAGAAACACTAATTCTGTCTAAAATAAGTTACTGTGACGTTGTTTTTTATCCACTACCAAAGTTCCTCTCAGCTAGACTACAAAGGCTCCAGTTCGCTATGGCTAGTTTCGTCACTTGTAAGTATGTAAACAGTATATCTACCATTTTGGATCTAAACTGGCTACCTATCCTAGAGCTAAGAGACTACTCGTTATTTAAGACTATTTTTAAAGCACTGTATTCTGATAATTGGCCCTCCTATTTAAATCTGGAAGTTGTTAAACCTATTAGGCATCTCCGTTCCAGTGTTGCTCCGAGGCTTTATGTTCCACTTGTGCAAGGCACCTTTCAGCATTCCGCAGCCataattttcaatgaattgccAGCAAATATAAGGAACTGCaaagatttcaaagaatacTGCAGGCTCTGCAAGGCGTTCTTAAAGGCGCGCGCTTTATCTCCCCCGTAA
- the LOC137974242 gene encoding uncharacterized protein, which yields MANVKVVTGFVLFLACIPSSAASCSYNYDCLSTQTCCFDSVCRETCGYCNYNSQCASDECCINNDCTTSCSNAGGIIAGIISTLVFVAIIVSIVTCCCCACCPLYRYRNPGAVIVTAPPNQSIVSTTTTQATFQHPPPMGYQHPPPMGYQHPPQPGYNQPPPGYNQPPPGYQAAPPAYSPQEQPAPVYPPTHVQNPAQYPPPQAQAPYPPYPVKHQEKLSNYDFFQTLITGRLQPLWFQILESGQTSCKSMICGLSCLEANQAKTNCLTLCASYGNTRRRLVFTTKTALSLVLKRRQTRTRKLYRQSASRAPGRVLRDVVSNCGKMKMANSLIVSAVVVGLFGLTSFACVWNSDCDYGFCCSDGICSSSCTTTCIYDSDCDAGECCNSLNECSTYCSYDALSDAGIAGVVIGSVIFVVIVGSIVSCFFCPCCPYFRRRQGAVIVTGGQPPYQQFVSTTTTTSTAPQPMALPPSGAYGQPPPYYPPPQARPNPPPPQQQGQQVPSSGYQKPFVN from the exons ATGGCGAATGTGAAAGTGGTGACAGGTTTCGTGCTTTTTCTCGCTTGTATCCCATCTTCGGCGGCTTCCTGCAGTTACAACTACGATTGCCTTTCAACGCAAACATGCTGCTTCGATTCTGTTTGTCGAGAAACCTGCGGATATTGCAATTATAACTCTCAATGCGCAAGCGATGAATGCTGCATCAACAATGATTGCACGACTAGCTGTTCGAACGCAGGGGGAATTATCGCAGGCATTATCAGCACTTTAGTGTTTGTCGCAATCATCGTTTCGATTGTGACTTGTTGCTGCTGTGCTTGTTGCCCCCTCTACAGGTATCGAAATCCTGGAGCAGTGATTGTAACAGCACCTCCGAATCAGTCTATTGTGTCAACAACCACAACGCAGGCCACTTTTCAGCATCCACCACCAATGGGTTATCAGCATCCACCACCAATGGGTTATCAGCATCCACCACAACCGGGGTACAACCAACCACCACCAGGATACAACCAACCTCCTCCAGGATACCAAGCAGCACCACCAGCTTACAGTCCACAAGAACAACCAGCTCCTGTATATCCACCCACTCATGTGCAAAATCCAGCCCAATATCCTCCCCCTCAGGCTCAAGCACCATATCCACCATATCCAGTGAAGCA CCAGGAAAAACTCAGTAATTATGACTTTTTCCAAACATTGATAACTGGTCGTCTGCAACCATTATGGTTTCAAATTTTGGAGTCAGGGCAGACAAGCTGCAAGTCAATGATTTGTGGGCTTTCTTGTTTGGAAGCAAATCAAGCCAAG ACAAATTGTTTAACTCTTTGTGCATCCTACGGAAACACCCGAAGGCGTCTTGTTTTCACAACGAAAACCGCACTTAgcctcgttttgaagaggaggcagacacgaacCCGGAAATTGTATCGACAATCTGCTAGCCGCGCCCCAGGAAGAGTATTACGGGATGTAGTGTCAAATTgcggaaaaatgaaaatggcgaACTCTCTAATTGTTTCGGCAGTAGTTGTGGGTTTATTTGGCTTGACATCATTTGCCTGTGTTTGGAACAGCGATTGTGATTACGGCTTTTGTTGTTCAGATGGTATTTGCAGCAGCAGTTGTACTACTACGTGCATATACGACTCAGACTGTGATGCTGGGGAATGCTGTAATAGCCTTAACGAATGCAGCACTTATTGTTCGTACGATGCTTTGTCTGATGCCGGAATTGCTGGTGTTGTTATTGGCTCTGTGATCTTCGTCGTCATTGTTGGATCTATCGTTTCTTGTTTCTTCTGTCCCTGCTGCCCGTATTTCCGCCGCCGTCAAGGAGCTGTTATAGTCACTGGCGGTCAACCTCCGTACCAGCAGTTTGTCTCGACGACAACCACCACTTCCACAGCCCCACAGCCTATGGCGTTGCCTCCCTCTGGAGCTTATGGGCAGCCTCCTCCTTACTATCCGCCGCCACAAGCAAGGCCAAACCCTCCACCGCCACAACAACAAGGACAGCAAGTACCCTCCTCAGGATATCAGAAACCTTTCGTGAACTAA